From the genome of Gavia stellata isolate bGavSte3 chromosome 3, bGavSte3.hap2, whole genome shotgun sequence, one region includes:
- the LOC132322052 gene encoding reticulon-4 receptor-like: MAETVGVTPRDEEETQTNGSDEDPFPNCDALMASLGCSASPSLASLNEDKGSSAVPERLSVLSSKAMAQAKALAGPEIVSGGQAQRTASGLAEHHPTAGNASLGGSSYPAAVGNLQPVNIASPRSKSPCCDGDLSSEVPQVPRVPRGAGEPPQAVTALPRTHPGGCHVQQAGSGAKGDTAPCILGQVIWTKTTKVMETLENQKKEEKEKYRLQLAMYRRLLLLRSIRSLHKQLEQQQARLQECYGTVINTKKEVLKHIRSTSPSPSP, from the coding sequence ATGGCTGAGACAGTAGGTGTAACGCCAAGAGATGAAGAGGAGACCCAAACTAACGGTAGTGATGAAGACCCATTTCCGAATTGTGATGCTTTAATGGCATCCCTTGGTTGCTCTGCCAGTCCTTCGTTAGCCAGCCTTAATGAAGACAAGGGAAGCTCTGCAGTGCCAGAAAGACTGTCCGTCCTCTCCAGCAAGGCCATGGCCCAGGCAAAAGCCCTTGCTGGCCCAGAGATCGTTAGTGGTGGCCAGGCACAGAGGACAGCCTCTGGGTTGGCTGAGCATCATCCGACAGCTGGAAATGCATCGTTAGGTGGCTCGTCGTACCCTGCGGCGGTCGGGAACCTGCAGCCTGTGAACATTGCCTCCCCGCGCTCCAAAAGCCCCTGCTGCGATGGCGACCTGAGTTCGGAGGTGCCGCAggtccccagggtgcccaggggGGCTGGCGAGCCCCCGCAGGCTGTCACTGCCCTGCCCAGGACCCACCCCGGGGGCTGCCACGTGCAGCAGGCGGGGAGCGGTGCCAAGGGCGATACGGCCCCTTGTATTCTGGGCCAGGTGATTTGGACGAAGACCACAAAAGTAATGGAGACCttagaaaatcagaaaaaggaagaaaaggagaagtaCCGGCTCCAGCTAGCTATGTACCGACGGCTGCTGCTGTTGCGCTCAATCAGGAGCTTGCAtaagcagctggagcagcagcaggccAGATTGCAGGAATGCTACGGCACAGTAATAAATACCAAGAAAGAAGTGTTGAAACACATTCGCTCAACCTCGCCCTCACCTTCACCGTAA